A single region of the Gossypium arboreum isolate Shixiya-1 chromosome 12, ASM2569848v2, whole genome shotgun sequence genome encodes:
- the LOC108479303 gene encoding uncharacterized protein LOC108479303 isoform X2 encodes MDTNFCTDAAGNPFARSQNSSFYVHYDQRNVFVDLRAHVPEKLLQLRSETRTIQATNNYNNLKVYLYFSAPILNSSTEILSSLSISKGTLLPITGENHGNRRFGFMVAKISNIAIITISFDANSTISRQGTPVSPVAPVTFLYDSQRTAVRLSTTCRMRTREDNIPISIKFMKPVFGFNSSLISISGGRLQSFHEISRSIYAAAIQADDDVVSVSVPENVTGDVAGNKNLASNVLRVRHYTIPVISSVMSIFVTAIFLLTCFTAGLLTMSTASLQSVGAFSRPSSSLSSDPTRILFRSACHIQIFALSRWLPVTLPVEYYEFARSIEWSIPYFSLPWETGHVQPVMMGSSPTGTSNSFLSRTYDRVISRSFQLNKIAAAVYGSPLTPVEYRSFFESQSIIPEAEYISDGLHSNGWRNFDRRMFWLAVIGGSLILLHAFLFFILKYKKRDSEKQGSYGALIFPRFEIFLVIVALPCICQAAAALVAGGTPSGVVVGILLLGVVAFLLLSLFLFLSVGITFGKLLQYKEVHREGQQFHWYQELIRVTLGPGKRGQWTWKNEANSVYLTMFGPLFEDLRGPPKYMVSQISGSNLSRQGGPIIASDDETEDAEAPFIQKLFGILRIYYTMLESARRATLGILAGAYLNNNNTSSKTPIIILLCLTSFQLFFLVLKKPFIKKKVQLVEIISLSCEVAMFATCFVLLDKELSTTIGIFMLTLFLIGFLAQMSAEGYALYEQTKQLDTSENRFFTGLKIASVGFLLYFVPQKLMKSFESKFPVFGLCMDTSTTGLPCDRNSSSSERAWPRQLREMAKASFSKDGSKAPTDPSSSKSKWSGLWGTKRSGSSSLDSSLDYKSKSKSKGLYKDLEAIFASNPRM; translated from the exons ATCAAAGAAATGTATTTGTTGATCTGAGGGCTCATGTTCCTGAGAAATTGCTTCAACTAAGAAGTGAAACTAGAACAATTCAGGCAACTAATAATTATAATAACCTTAAGGTTTACCTATACTTCTCAGCTCCTATTCTCAATTCATCAACAGAGATTCTAAGTTCTCTGAGCATTAGTAAGGGTACACTTCTTCCTATTACGGGAGAAAACCACGGGAATCGCAGATTCGGCTTTATG GTTGCTAAAATATCCAATATTGCTATAATAACAATAAGCTTCGATGCAAACTCTACAATAAGCAGACAAGGGACTCCGGTTTCTCCAGTTGCACCTGTTACTTTCCTTTATG ATTCTCAGAGGACTGCTGTGAGATTAAGCACAACATGTCGTATGAGGACACGAGAAGACAACATACCAATTTCGATAAAGTTCATGAAGCCTGTTTTTGGATTTAATTCATCATTGATATCCATCTCCGGAGGTCGATTGCAGAG CTTCCATGAAATTAGTAGAAGCATATATGCAGCAGCAATACAAGCAGATGATGATGTTGTTTCTGTCAGTGTCCCTGAGAATGTAACTGGGGATGTTGCTGGAAATAAAAATTTGGCATCTAATGTTCTTCGAGTCAGGCACT ATACTATACCCGTAATTTCTTctgtgatgtccatatttgtaACTGCCATATTTTTGCTGACCTGTTTCACTGCGGGGCTTCTGACCATGTCAACTGCAAGCCTTCAATCGGTTGGGGCATTTTCAAGACCATCTTCATCTTTGTCTTCTGACCCTACAAGGATTCTCTTT AGAAGTGCATGCCACATTCAGATTTTTGCACTGTCTAGGTGGTTACCAGTAACATTGCCGGTGGAATATTATGAATTTGCAAGGAGTATAGAGTGGAGCATTCCTTATTTTAGTCTCCCATGGGAAACTGGGCATGTTCAGCCAGTCATGATGGGTTCAAGCCCCACTGGAACTTCAAATTCTTTCCTTTCCCGAACTTATGATAGGGTAATCTCCCGTAGTTTTCAACTGAACAAAATAGCAGCTGCAGTATATGGTTCACCACTTACTCCAGTAGAGTACAGATCATTTTTTGAG AGCCAAAGCATTATACCAGAAGCAGAATATATTTCGGATGGACTGCATTCAAATGG GTGGAGGAACTTTGATAGAAGAATGTTCTGGTTAGCTGTAATTGGTGGTAGTTTGATACTGTTGCATGCTTTTCTCTTTTTCATTCTCAAATACAAGAAGAGAGATTCCGAAAAGCAGGGGAGTTATGGAGCACTCATATTTCCTAGATTCGAGATATTTCTCGTAATTGTTGCACTACCTTGTATCTGCCAGGCTGCTGCTGCTCTAGTTGCAG GAGGAACACCATCAGGAGTTGTAGTTGGCATTTTGTTACTTGGTGTTGTGGCTTTCCTACTGCTGTCATTATTCTTGTTCCTGTCGGTTGGAATTACATTTGGAAAGCTGCTTCAATACAAGGAAGTCCATCGAGAAGGTCAGCAATTTCACTGGTATCAAGAACTCATCCGAGTGACTCTTGGTCCTGGGAAAAGAGGCCAGTGGACTTGGAAAAATGAAGCCAACTCTGTTTATCTAACCATGTTTGGCCCTCTATTCGAAGATTTAAGAGGTCCTCCGAAATATATGGTCTCACAAATATCCGGTAGCAATCTCAGCAGGCAAGGTGGTCCTATCATTGCTTCAGATGATGAAACAGAAGATGCTGAAGCACCTTTTATTCAGAAATTGTTTGGAATACTCAGAATATACTACACCATGTTAGAATCTGCAAGAAGAGCTACACTGGGAATTTTAGCAGGTGCCTACTTGAATAATAATAACACCTCATCTAAGACTCCAATAATTATCTTGCTATGCCTTACCTCTTTTCAGCTATTCTTCCTTGTTCTGAAGAAGCCTTTCATAAAGAAAAAGGTACAGTTAGTTGAGATCATCTCTCTTTCATGCGAAGTGGCCATGTTTGCTACTTGTTTCGTTCTGTTGGACAAGGAACTTTCAACAACAATCGGTATCTTCATGCTTACTTTATTCCTGATTGGGTTCTTAGCACAAATGAGTGCTGAAGGGTATGCTTTGTATGAACAAACAAAGCAACTAGACACCAGTGAGAACAGGTTCTTCACAGGTTTGAAAATAGCATCAGTTGGGTTTCTCCTATATTTCGTCCCTCAGAAACTGATGAAAAGCTTTGAGAGCAAATTCCCAGTATTTGGATTATGCATGGATACAAGTACAACAGGTTTACCATGTGATAGGAACAGCAGCAGTTCAGAGAGAGCATGGCCAAGACAACTAAGGGAAATGGCAAAGGCTAGCTTTAGTAAAGATGGAAGCAAAGCTCCAACAGATCCTTCAAGCAGCAAAAGCAAATGGAGTGGGTTGTGGGGAACAAAAAGGAGTGGCAGCTCTTCTTTAGATTCCTCTTTAGATTACAAGTCAAAGTCCAAATCAAAAGGGTTGTACAAAGACTTGGAAGCCATTTTTGCGTCCAACCCAAGAATGTAA